A single window of Metallosphaera hakonensis JCM 8857 = DSM 7519 DNA harbors:
- a CDS encoding preprotein translocase subunit Sec61beta — MPSNKKKKENVPVMSMAGLIRYYEEEHEKYKVDPLYVIIASVVLVAVIVAITKIIPP; from the coding sequence ATGCCTTCAAATAAGAAGAAAAAAGAAAATGTGCCTGTTATGTCAATGGCTGGGCTAATTAGATATTATGAAGAGGAGCACGAGAAATATAAGGTAGACCCACTTTATGTAATTATTGCAAGCGTAGTTTTAGTAGCAGTGATAGTAGCTATCACGAAAATAATACCGCCATAG
- a CDS encoding CBS domain-containing protein yields the protein MAGLTQMELAKRVGVSQSLIAKIEKGKIDPKLSVVKKILDELTPLIETSETAINLMHSPVISAILDDKIRDVVEVMENNNISQVPVVNSQGKLVGIIYDFILMRRLALPSSRNLRAVDVMAPLPPLVSPSTSVSQVMRLLTKHSVTLVVQGDLYPLGIITRSDLIAYLVKK from the coding sequence ATGGCAGGGCTAACACAGATGGAACTTGCTAAGAGAGTGGGTGTTTCGCAGTCACTCATAGCAAAGATAGAGAAAGGGAAAATTGATCCTAAACTCTCCGTTGTTAAAAAGATATTGGACGAGCTTACTCCTTTGATAGAGACCTCTGAAACCGCGATTAATCTAATGCACTCTCCCGTGATTTCAGCTATATTGGATGATAAAATCAGAGACGTCGTAGAAGTTATGGAGAACAACAACATATCACAGGTACCTGTCGTTAACTCCCAGGGGAAACTGGTTGGAATTATTTATGATTTCATACTCATGAGAAGATTGGCCTTACCCTCCTCGAGAAACCTTAGGGCCGTTGATGTTATGGCTCCACTACCCCCTCTGGTCAGCCCTTCAACATCGGTTTCGCAGGTTATGAGGCTTCTCACGAAACACTCAGTTACTCTGGTGGTACAAGGCGATTTATATCCACTTGGCATAATTACAAGAAGTGATTTAATAGCCTATCTCGTTAAGAAATAA
- a CDS encoding Lrp/AsnC ligand binding domain-containing protein, producing MVTAIVLINTDPGGEEEVYNKLKGMSEVTETYIVYGVYDIVAKLDASDMDSLRNFISNNIRKLPKVRSTLTMIIMESKTPKK from the coding sequence TTGGTAACCGCCATAGTCCTTATAAACACAGATCCAGGTGGAGAGGAAGAGGTATATAACAAATTAAAGGGAATGAGCGAAGTGACGGAAACGTATATAGTATATGGAGTTTATGATATAGTTGCTAAACTGGACGCATCTGACATGGACTCTTTGAGAAACTTCATCAGTAACAATATTAGAAAACTCCCTAAGGTAAGATCTACTCTAACAATGATAATAATGGAAAGTAAAACTCCTAAG